A region of Chloracidobacterium sp. DNA encodes the following proteins:
- a CDS encoding 50S ribosomal protein L10 produces the protein MKTRETKQNDLNALTKSLANSTSAMVVSFTKVTVNKDQEFRARLREAGAKYEVVKNTLARIAVKGTQFEETTEHLKGVTAIAWTENDPVVLSKAISKFMKDNADIYTFKTGVVDGKLVDLTQLTTIANLPSKEELISKLLFVLNAQAQRIVTVINAVPRDLAIVIKQIGDKEDRVAAAPAAEAKTEAPAAAPSVAEEAAPAELEAEAEAPAPSVEEAPVVEAALAEEAPVAEAAAESVEAAPVVETAEAAVEEDDILELPAEEKAGE, from the coding sequence ATGAAAACAAGAGAGACAAAACAAAACGATTTAAACGCCCTCACTAAGTCGCTTGCTAATTCCACATCCGCGATGGTCGTCAGCTTTACCAAGGTGACCGTAAACAAAGACCAGGAATTTCGAGCGCGACTTCGTGAAGCGGGCGCAAAGTATGAGGTTGTAAAAAATACCCTTGCTCGTATCGCCGTCAAAGGCACGCAGTTTGAGGAAACGACAGAGCATCTCAAAGGTGTCACGGCCATCGCGTGGACGGAAAATGATCCGGTAGTTCTTTCGAAAGCAATTTCGAAGTTCATGAAGGACAACGCCGACATCTACACGTTCAAGACGGGCGTTGTCGATGGCAAATTGGTGGACCTCACGCAGTTGACGACGATAGCAAATCTGCCTTCGAAAGAAGAGCTTATTTCCAAGCTGTTGTTCGTTCTCAATGCACAAGCACAGCGTATCGTCACGGTCATTAACGCCGTACCGCGTGACTTGGCTATTGTGATCAAACAAATCGGCGACAAGGAAGATCGAGTCGCGGCCGCTCCTGCAGCCGAAGCAAAGACTGAAGCTCCAGCGGCGGCACCTTCGGTTGCTGAAGAGGCGGCTCCTGCGGAATTAGAAGCTGAGGCTGAGGCTCCGGCTCCGTCAGTGGAAGAGGCGCCGGTCGTTGAGGCGGCTCTGGCAGAAGAGGCTCCAGTGGCTGAGGCTGCTGCTGAATCGGTTGAAGCTGCGCCTGTGGTGGAAACCGCAGAGGCCGCTGTTGAAGAGGATGATATTTTGGAATTGCCTGCTGAGGAAAAAGCAGGCGAATAA
- the cydB gene encoding cytochrome d ubiquinol oxidase subunit II, whose product METFWFGIVAFMLVCYVILDGFDIGAGIVHYYVGRNERERAATISAIGPVWDGNEVWLLATGGTLYFAFPALYAAGFSGFYLPLIMVLWLLIMRATGIELRHQLNNPLWTSFWDFVFALSSVLLAIFFGAALGNVIRGVPLDATGYFFEPLFTHWGTTGETGILDWFTVLSGVVAFVALAIHGASYLAIKTEGDMNARSRKVVSVGWFALVIVTILSLAAVMSVRPTLLDNYFYLPIGWLIPLAVVGSLIAVKYFNAKGNDKGAFIASSVYLAMMLGGAVYGLYPNVLPALDPQYSLTVHNAKAGAYGLGVGLIWWTIGIIIALGYFIFLFRTFKGKVTLDDPH is encoded by the coding sequence ATGGAAACATTTTGGTTTGGGATAGTCGCGTTTATGCTGGTCTGTTACGTCATTCTCGACGGTTTTGATATCGGAGCAGGAATTGTCCACTACTACGTCGGCCGCAATGAGCGGGAACGTGCCGCCACCATCAGTGCCATCGGCCCGGTGTGGGACGGTAACGAAGTATGGCTGCTGGCTACCGGCGGAACGCTTTACTTTGCATTTCCGGCGCTTTACGCAGCGGGTTTCAGCGGATTCTATCTGCCGCTCATCATGGTCCTGTGGCTGCTGATAATGAGGGCGACCGGCATCGAACTGCGGCACCAGCTAAATAATCCGCTGTGGACAAGCTTTTGGGATTTTGTATTTGCGCTTTCAAGTGTCCTGCTCGCGATTTTCTTCGGGGCGGCACTCGGCAACGTCATTCGCGGCGTGCCGCTCGATGCGACCGGTTACTTTTTTGAGCCGCTGTTCACACATTGGGGAACGACTGGGGAAACAGGCATCCTCGATTGGTTCACCGTGCTTTCAGGTGTCGTCGCTTTCGTCGCATTGGCGATCCACGGGGCGAGTTATTTGGCGATCAAGACCGAGGGCGATATGAACGCACGTTCACGCAAGGTCGTGAGCGTCGGCTGGTTCGCATTGGTGATCGTTACAATTCTAAGCCTCGCGGCAGTAATGAGCGTGAGGCCAACGCTGCTCGATAACTATTTCTATCTGCCGATCGGCTGGCTGATACCGTTAGCCGTCGTCGGGTCGCTGATCGCGGTCAAGTACTTCAACGCCAAGGGCAATGACAAAGGAGCCTTTATCGCGTCGTCGGTCTATCTCGCAATGATGCTCGGTGGTGCCGTTTACGGGCTGTACCCAAACGTATTGCCCGCACTCGATCCGCAATACAGCCTGACCGTGCACAACGCCAAAGCAGGTGCCTACGGCCTCGGCGTCGGCCTGATCTGGTGGACGATCGGCATCATTATCGCTCTCGGATATTTCATATTTCTTTTCCGAACATTCAAAGGAAAAGTTACTCTCGACGACCCACACTAG
- a CDS encoding 50S ribosomal protein L1, with the protein MKRGKKYRAALEKIESGKKHTLDEAVSKLKEIAFAKFDETVELTMWLGVDPRKADQLVRGTIVLPHGLGGTAKKIVVIAQGDKIKEAEDAGADMAGGDDLVEKIKGGWLDFDALIATPDMMGKVGQLGKVLGPRGLMPNPKTGTVTMDVKTAIEETKAGKVEYRVDKTGVIHSPVGKVSFDQAKLAENTRVLITAVMKAKPTTAKGRYLKKINLAATMSPGVMLDELAYA; encoded by the coding sequence ATGAAAAGAGGAAAGAAATACCGCGCGGCTCTGGAAAAGATCGAGTCGGGCAAGAAGCACACGCTCGACGAAGCTGTCTCGAAACTAAAAGAGATAGCCTTCGCCAAATTCGACGAAACAGTTGAACTTACAATGTGGCTCGGCGTTGACCCGCGAAAAGCGGATCAGCTTGTCCGAGGCACTATTGTTCTGCCTCACGGCCTTGGCGGTACGGCGAAAAAGATCGTTGTTATCGCTCAAGGCGACAAGATCAAGGAAGCCGAAGATGCCGGTGCCGATATGGCAGGCGGCGACGATCTAGTAGAAAAGATCAAAGGCGGCTGGCTTGACTTTGATGCACTCATTGCGACGCCCGATATGATGGGCAAGGTCGGTCAGTTGGGCAAGGTGCTCGGTCCTCGAGGCCTGATGCCGAATCCAAAAACAGGAACGGTAACGATGGACGTGAAAACCGCCATCGAAGAGACGAAGGCCGGTAAGGTCGAATATCGCGTCGATAAAACGGGCGTTATTCACTCACCTGTCGGCAAAGTATCATTTGATCAGGCAAAACTTGCGGAAAATACAAGGGTACTTATAACCGCAGTAATGAAGGCAAAGCCGACGACTGCGAAAGGCCGTTATCTGAAGAAAATAAACTTAGCTGCGACGATGAGCCCGGGCGTTATGCTCGATGAGCTTGCGTACGCTTAA
- a CDS encoding DUF4173 domain-containing protein translates to MNERTKTGLEILQVAAVLGVLGDVLLRQTPWGLNVLLFNLAFAGGVLTLLWRHAPKRLNTQTYALLGALVFFASMFVWRDAIELRVADTFAIIAILGVLILPTLKVTAKVAGVFQYAVGVVWAALNSVFAPFALLASDIGWNELPMNGWRKQAFAVFRSLLIATPLILIFGGLFMAADAVYDGWVRKILNLDFDIVLSHGALFALFAWLTAGYFRGAIFSGTAPVVVPSLSIIDTAAAKTDESKVDKFRAESGEHPVVLPDNKTVVEYINTSDAPNVEAETKTDDSSAKKTTWTWANIDNSIAPGFTLGTVEVGVILGLVNLLFVSFVIFQVPYLFGGMELVQNTPDFKLAEYARRGFGELVAVSALVLPMLLVGHWLIRKENPFTEKLFRILAGIQIALLFVIMASAVQRLVLLTGNLGYGMTTIRLYPLIFMTWLAIVFVWFGVTVLRGARKHFAWGALWSAFFILGATHVLNPDEFIVKTNIALMQQGRDFDAGYNSQLSDDAIPVLLDSFETISGDDQLSVIRRIARRYCEKQEEGDLRSWSYSRWLAHGMVNSNEQLVAEIGNCRSESFTYPNQDDF, encoded by the coding sequence ATGAACGAACGAACAAAAACTGGTTTAGAGATATTACAGGTAGCGGCGGTGCTTGGTGTGCTGGGCGATGTTTTGTTGCGGCAGACGCCTTGGGGATTGAATGTGCTGCTGTTTAACCTGGCGTTTGCGGGCGGAGTGTTGACGCTGCTTTGGCGTCATGCTCCTAAGCGCTTAAATACACAGACGTACGCGCTGCTCGGAGCATTGGTGTTTTTCGCATCGATGTTTGTTTGGCGCGATGCGATCGAGCTTCGCGTCGCTGATACGTTCGCTATCATTGCGATACTCGGCGTACTCATTTTGCCGACGCTGAAAGTAACGGCGAAGGTTGCTGGTGTGTTTCAATACGCTGTCGGCGTCGTTTGGGCAGCCTTGAATTCCGTGTTTGCTCCGTTTGCTTTACTAGCCAGCGATATTGGATGGAACGAGCTGCCGATGAACGGCTGGCGAAAACAAGCTTTTGCCGTGTTTCGCAGCCTGCTGATAGCGACGCCGTTGATCCTCATTTTTGGCGGCTTATTTATGGCCGCAGACGCTGTCTATGACGGCTGGGTGCGAAAGATCCTTAATCTTGATTTCGACATTGTGCTTTCACACGGAGCGCTGTTCGCATTGTTCGCGTGGCTGACTGCCGGGTATTTTCGAGGGGCAATTTTTTCCGGAACGGCGCCGGTTGTCGTGCCGTCACTTTCGATCATCGACACCGCTGCGGCGAAAACCGATGAGAGCAAAGTGGATAAATTTCGTGCAGAATCAGGCGAACATCCAGTCGTCTTGCCGGACAACAAAACGGTCGTTGAGTATATAAATACATCCGATGCACCGAATGTTGAGGCAGAAACAAAAACAGATGATTCGTCCGCAAAGAAAACAACTTGGACATGGGCCAATATCGACAATTCGATCGCTCCGGGCTTTACGCTTGGCACGGTCGAGGTTGGCGTCATTCTCGGTCTCGTAAATCTCCTGTTCGTCAGCTTTGTGATCTTTCAGGTGCCGTATCTTTTCGGCGGAATGGAACTCGTGCAAAACACGCCCGATTTCAAACTCGCCGAATACGCCCGTCGAGGCTTTGGCGAACTCGTTGCCGTATCGGCGCTCGTTCTGCCGATGCTGCTTGTCGGCCACTGGCTCATCCGCAAGGAAAACCCATTCACCGAAAAGCTGTTTCGCATACTCGCAGGCATTCAGATCGCCCTCTTGTTTGTGATCATGGCTTCGGCAGTCCAGCGGCTCGTTCTATTGACCGGCAACCTCGGCTACGGAATGACGACGATACGATTGTATCCGCTCATCTTCATGACGTGGCTGGCGATAGTCTTTGTGTGGTTCGGCGTGACAGTCCTACGAGGGGCCCGCAAACATTTCGCGTGGGGAGCGTTGTGGTCAGCATTCTTTATTCTCGGGGCGACTCACGTGTTGAATCCTGACGAGTTTATCGTAAAGACTAATATTGCGCTTATGCAGCAAGGTAGGGATTTTGATGCAGGTTACAATTCGCAGTTGAGCGATGATGCTATTCCGGTGCTGTTGGATTCCTTTGAAACCATTTCCGGCGACGATCAACTGTCAGTTATTCGCCGGATTGCCAGACGCTACTGTGAAAAGCAGGAAGAGGGCGACCTTCGAAGTTGGAGTTATTCGCGTTGGTTAGCGCACGGGATGGTAAATTCAAACGAACAGTTGGTGGCCGAAATCGGAAACTGCCGTTCCGAGAGCTTTACTTACCCTAACCAAGATGATTTCTGA
- the tuf gene encoding elongation factor Tu — MSKEKFDRSKPHVNIGTIGHVDHGKTTLTAAITKVMSKHNAKMTFRSFDSIDNAPEEKARGITIATSHVEYETANRHYAHVDCPGHADYVKNMITGAAQMDGAILVVAATDGPMPQTREHILLGRQVGIPTMVVFMNKADMVDDAELLELVEMEIRELLSSYEYPGDDIPVIQGSALKALEGDAAWEPKIDELMQAVDDFIPTPARETDKPFLMPVEDIFTIQGRGTVATGRIERGTINVNDPVEIVGIKETRNSVCTGVEMFKKLLDSGMAGDNVGLLLRGVERKEIERGQVIVKPGSITPHTKFKAEAYVLTKEEGGRHTPFFTGYRPQFYFRTTDVTGVAHLPAGVEMVMPGDNIQMEIELIAPIAMEKGLRFAIREGGRTVGAGTVSEVVE, encoded by the coding sequence ATGAGCAAGGAAAAATTCGATCGCAGTAAGCCGCACGTGAACATTGGGACAATCGGGCACGTGGATCACGGCAAGACGACATTGACGGCAGCAATAACAAAGGTGATGTCAAAGCATAACGCTAAGATGACGTTCCGGTCGTTTGACTCGATCGACAACGCACCTGAGGAAAAGGCTCGTGGTATTACGATTGCGACTTCGCACGTTGAGTATGAAACGGCTAACCGCCATTACGCCCACGTCGACTGCCCGGGCCACGCCGACTATGTCAAGAACATGATCACAGGAGCCGCCCAGATGGACGGAGCTATTCTCGTTGTCGCAGCGACGGACGGCCCGATGCCGCAGACACGCGAGCACATCCTTCTCGGCCGTCAGGTTGGTATCCCGACGATGGTCGTCTTTATGAACAAAGCGGACATGGTCGACGACGCGGAACTGCTCGAGCTCGTCGAGATGGAGATCCGCGAGCTGCTTAGCTCGTACGAGTATCCGGGCGACGACATTCCTGTCATTCAGGGTTCTGCTCTGAAAGCCCTCGAAGGCGATGCCGCTTGGGAGCCGAAGATCGACGAGCTGATGCAGGCGGTAGATGATTTCATTCCGACGCCTGCACGCGAGACGGACAAGCCGTTCCTGATGCCGGTGGAAGATATCTTCACCATTCAAGGACGCGGTACGGTTGCGACCGGAAGAATTGAACGAGGCACGATCAACGTCAACGACCCTGTCGAGATCGTCGGTATCAAAGAGACGAGAAACTCGGTCTGCACAGGCGTCGAAATGTTCAAGAAGCTGCTCGACAGCGGGATGGCAGGCGACAACGTCGGACTGCTGCTTCGTGGTGTTGAGCGAAAAGAGATCGAACGCGGACAGGTGATCGTTAAGCCGGGTTCGATCACGCCGCACACTAAGTTCAAGGCCGAGGCATACGTTTTGACCAAAGAAGAAGGCGGACGACACACACCGTTCTTTACAGGCTACCGCCCGCAGTTCTACTTTAGAACAACGGACGTAACGGGCGTTGCACACCTTCCGGCAGGAGTCGAGATGGTGATGCCGGGCGACAACATACAGATGGAGATCGAGCTCATCGCTCCGATCGCCATGGAAAAAGGCCTCCGCTTTGCTATCCGCGAAGGCGGCCGCACGGTTGGTGCCGGAACAGTGTCCGAGGTCGTGGAATAA
- the nusG gene encoding transcription termination/antitermination protein NusG, which yields MKQWYFIHTYSGHENKVVESLHARIRDMELTEQITEVLLPKEKVVEMRGNKEYVSERMFYPGYVLVEIECGDNKKPPDNVFHAIKSTPKVTGFLGGKDPTPLTQEEVDQIVRNIEVATEKPKPKFTYEVGEVVRIKSGPFASFTGKVEEVNEDKSTLKVSITIFGRSTPYELSFLEVEKVTFAEEE from the coding sequence ATGAAGCAGTGGTATTTTATCCACACTTATTCGGGGCATGAGAACAAGGTCGTTGAGAGCCTGCACGCGAGAATTCGCGATATGGAGCTCACCGAACAGATAACCGAAGTTTTGCTGCCGAAAGAAAAGGTCGTCGAGATGCGCGGCAACAAGGAGTATGTCTCAGAACGAATGTTCTATCCAGGCTACGTGCTTGTCGAGATCGAGTGCGGAGACAATAAAAAACCGCCTGATAACGTGTTTCACGCGATCAAATCGACTCCGAAGGTGACCGGGTTTTTGGGTGGTAAAGACCCAACTCCGCTAACGCAGGAAGAAGTTGATCAGATCGTCCGAAATATTGAGGTCGCGACCGAAAAGCCGAAACCGAAGTTTACTTACGAGGTCGGCGAGGTCGTGAGGATCAAATCGGGCCCATTCGCCAGCTTTACCGGCAAGGTCGAAGAGGTCAACGAGGACAAGAGCACGCTCAAGGTCTCGATCACCATTTTTGGGCGTTCAACGCCTTATGAACTGAGTTTCTTAGAGGTTGAAAAGGTTACTTTTGCAGAAGAAGAATAA
- the secE gene encoding preprotein translocase subunit SecE: MSEAVAKQKEGIGEFITKTRAELDKTTFPSSDDVKGTTIIVIINVIFFAVYLFLIDQGWVYFVEALTWVINQIAGA, from the coding sequence GTGTCAGAAGCAGTAGCAAAACAGAAAGAAGGCATTGGCGAGTTTATTACCAAAACACGCGCCGAGTTGGATAAGACCACGTTTCCTTCGTCAGATGATGTCAAGGGCACGACCATTATCGTAATTATCAACGTAATATTTTTTGCGGTGTATTTATTTCTTATCGATCAAGGCTGGGTTTACTTTGTAGAAGCTCTCACATGGGTGATCAATCAGATCGCCGGGGCTTAA
- a CDS encoding cytochrome ubiquinol oxidase subunit I: protein MEANTLARIQFAFTITYHYLFPMLTMGLAPLIVIFKTLAISKKDERWNEIARFWGKIFGISFLFGVVTGIPMEFQFGTNWAVFSKFAGGVIGQTLAMEGTFAFFLESAFIGLFLFGEKRLGQKLHWLSAFLLFVGTWLSGWFIIATNAWMQHPVGYETMPDGSVQLTSFWSLVLNEWAVYQYMHNMGGAVVVGSFAVSALGAFYILSKKKVEYGRMFMKVGVVAGCISSIWMLFPSGDHQGKMIAQHQPVTLAAMEGLFETQDGAPIALIGQPDMEKKRLDNAIHIPNMLSFITYQRWDAKVKGLNEFPKEDHPTNVPLLYYSFHIMVGLGTIFIAIMSISAFWLWRGWLFDANWLLWILMLSFPFPFIANTVGWAVAELGRQPWLVYGLMRTEHGHSPLVSGGNILFTLLGFAGMYTILSLLYIFLMLRRIEHGAEELGAEITPETV from the coding sequence ATGGAAGCCAACACACTTGCGCGTATTCAATTTGCGTTTACAATTACCTACCATTATTTATTCCCGATGCTGACGATGGGGCTCGCACCGCTGATCGTCATTTTCAAGACGCTGGCGATATCGAAAAAAGACGAACGCTGGAACGAGATAGCACGATTTTGGGGCAAGATCTTTGGTATCAGTTTTCTTTTTGGCGTCGTTACAGGCATTCCCATGGAGTTTCAGTTCGGTACGAACTGGGCGGTGTTTTCGAAGTTCGCCGGCGGCGTGATCGGCCAGACACTGGCGATGGAAGGGACGTTCGCTTTCTTTCTCGAATCGGCTTTTATTGGCCTATTTCTCTTCGGTGAGAAACGGCTCGGGCAAAAGCTGCATTGGCTGTCGGCATTTCTGTTATTTGTCGGTACATGGCTCTCGGGCTGGTTCATTATCGCGACAAACGCCTGGATGCAGCATCCCGTTGGTTACGAAACCATGCCTGACGGTTCGGTCCAACTGACCAGCTTTTGGTCACTCGTTCTGAACGAATGGGCCGTCTATCAATACATGCACAACATGGGCGGAGCCGTCGTCGTCGGTTCGTTTGCCGTGTCCGCTCTTGGTGCGTTCTACATTCTTTCGAAGAAAAAGGTCGAATACGGCCGGATGTTCATGAAGGTCGGTGTCGTCGCGGGTTGTATCAGCAGCATCTGGATGCTCTTTCCGTCCGGCGACCATCAGGGCAAGATGATCGCCCAACATCAACCCGTCACACTTGCTGCGATGGAAGGCTTGTTTGAGACCCAAGACGGAGCTCCGATCGCCCTCATCGGCCAGCCCGATATGGAAAAAAAACGGCTCGATAATGCTATCCATATCCCGAACATGCTCAGCTTTATCACCTATCAGCGATGGGACGCCAAGGTCAAAGGCCTGAACGAGTTCCCGAAGGAAGATCACCCGACCAACGTGCCGCTCCTCTACTACAGTTTTCACATCATGGTCGGCCTCGGCACGATCTTTATTGCGATTATGTCGATCTCCGCTTTTTGGCTGTGGCGAGGCTGGCTGTTTGACGCAAATTGGCTGCTCTGGATATTGATGCTCAGTTTTCCGTTCCCTTTCATTGCAAATACGGTTGGCTGGGCAGTTGCCGAACTCGGACGCCAACCTTGGCTCGTTTACGGCCTGATGCGGACTGAACACGGCCATTCTCCGTTGGTCTCGGGCGGCAACATACTGTTTACGTTGCTCGGTTTTGCCGGAATGTATACGATCCTGTCGCTGCTCTACATATTTTTGATGCTGCGTCGGATCGAGCACGGTGCCGAAGAATTGGGAGCTGAGATCACGCCGGAAACGGTCTAA
- the rplK gene encoding 50S ribosomal protein L11: MAKKIEGYIKLQIPAGKANPAPPIGPALGQHGVNIMEFCKAFNAKTQNDDPDMKIPVVITVYADRSFSFETKTPPAADLLRKASGIAKGSGKANREKVGSISKSKIEEIAKLKMVDLNTSDLAAAMRTIEGTAKSMGLTID; encoded by the coding sequence ATGGCAAAGAAGATAGAAGGTTACATTAAGTTACAGATTCCCGCCGGCAAGGCGAATCCGGCGCCGCCGATCGGCCCGGCACTTGGCCAACACGGCGTGAATATCATGGAGTTTTGCAAGGCGTTCAACGCCAAGACGCAAAACGACGATCCGGATATGAAAATTCCGGTCGTGATCACGGTTTATGCGGATCGCTCGTTCTCATTCGAAACGAAAACGCCGCCCGCAGCCGATCTTTTGAGAAAGGCTTCGGGAATCGCAAAGGGTTCGGGAAAAGCAAACCGTGAAAAAGTCGGCTCTATCTCAAAATCGAAGATCGAAGAGATCGCCAAGCTAAAAATGGTCGATCTCAACACGTCTGACCTCGCCGCCGCAATGCGGACCATCGAGGGAACGGCAAAATCGATGGGTTTGACAATTGATTAA
- the xerD gene encoding site-specific tyrosine recombinase XerD yields the protein MQNPSHEKRNLIREYLSYCRVEKGLAANSIESYGTDLARLGDWSGKNGFDLMTLTRQDLREWLIDLGAEKLSENSRRRLISAVRGFYKFLMFDGHIKNNPAEDLVAPQKGVYLPRFLNQTEIEMLLAAPDTSTEIGLRDRAILEIMYASGLRVSEAVDLKIGNIDIDLGIVTTTGKGSKTRRVPVGSSAIEWLKSYLVLRRKKENIEIDNIFVGANGKPVTRQMIHAFIVEYAKKCDLEGVSPHTLRHSFATHLVQNSADIRSVQQMLGHADISTTQIYTHITNKQLKDNYKRFHPRS from the coding sequence ATGCAAAATCCGTCGCATGAAAAGCGTAACCTGATCCGCGAATATCTTTCTTATTGCCGTGTCGAAAAGGGCCTTGCTGCGAATTCGATTGAGAGTTACGGAACTGATCTTGCGCGGCTAGGCGACTGGTCGGGAAAGAATGGCTTTGATCTCATGACTCTCACCCGGCAGGACCTTCGCGAATGGCTGATCGATCTTGGGGCTGAAAAGTTGTCTGAGAACTCAAGACGGCGTCTTATCAGTGCGGTTCGCGGGTTTTACAAGTTTTTGATGTTCGACGGGCACATCAAAAATAACCCTGCCGAAGATCTCGTTGCTCCGCAAAAAGGTGTTTATCTGCCGCGGTTCCTAAATCAAACCGAGATCGAAATGCTGCTTGCGGCTCCTGATACTTCGACGGAAATTGGCCTTCGCGACCGCGCGATACTTGAAATAATGTATGCTTCCGGTTTGCGTGTATCGGAGGCCGTAGATCTTAAGATTGGCAACATAGATATTGACCTTGGCATCGTCACAACCACCGGAAAAGGCAGTAAAACACGGCGTGTGCCGGTCGGTTCGAGTGCCATTGAGTGGTTGAAAAGCTATCTTGTTTTGCGTCGAAAGAAGGAAAATATCGAGATCGACAATATTTTTGTCGGCGCAAACGGAAAACCGGTCACGCGGCAGATGATCCATGCATTTATCGTCGAATACGCCAAAAAATGCGACCTCGAAGGCGTTTCGCCGCACACTCTGCGCCATTCTTTTGCAACGCATTTAGTTCAAAACAGTGCCGACATACGCTCGGTGCAGCAGATGCTAGGCCACGCCGATATTTCGACGACACAGATATACACGCACATCACGAACAAACAGCTCAAGGACAATTACAAACGCTTTCACCCGCGGTCGTGA
- the rpmG gene encoding 50S ribosomal protein L33: MPRDNIILQCTECKERNYVTTKNKKNTPNRLELKKFCRRCRCHRVHRENK; encoded by the coding sequence ATGCCGAGAGATAATATAATTTTACAGTGCACCGAGTGCAAAGAGCGTAATTACGTGACGACAAAGAATAAAAAGAACACGCCTAATAGGCTTGAGCTTAAGAAATTTTGCCGTCGCTGCCGTTGCCACCGAGTTCACAGAGAAAACAAATAA
- the rplL gene encoding 50S ribosomal protein L7/L12, whose product MAVTKDDVVEYLKGMTLLEASELVKELEEVFGVSAAAAAAPMMMAAGAGADAAPAAEEKDAFDVILSSAGGNKIAVIKVVREVVAGLGLKEAKDLVDGAPKPLKEGVSKAEAEEIKTKLTEAGATVELK is encoded by the coding sequence ATGGCAGTTACAAAAGATGATGTAGTTGAGTATTTGAAAGGGATGACGCTTCTCGAAGCGTCTGAATTGGTCAAGGAACTCGAAGAAGTATTTGGTGTTTCGGCGGCCGCTGCGGCAGCTCCGATGATGATGGCAGCTGGTGCGGGTGCAGATGCTGCTCCTGCTGCTGAGGAAAAGGATGCATTTGACGTGATCCTATCCAGCGCCGGCGGCAACAAGATCGCTGTTATCAAGGTTGTTCGCGAAGTCGTCGCGGGCCTCGGTTTGAAAGAAGCCAAGGATCTCGTCGATGGTGCTCCGAAACCGCTGAAAGAAGGCGTTTCGAAGGCAGAAGCCGAAGAGATCAAGACGAAATTGACCGAAGCGGGCGCAACCGTCGAGCTCAAATAA
- a CDS encoding transcriptional regulator: MAKNLALKKEEKTRGLTVARAAEKVSGELDKVIHERMRLGIISALAANEKLSFTELKDLLATSDGNISVHARKLEEAGYLTCEKSFKGRMPLTEYKITKEGRKAVERYLDHMEALINAMKKA, encoded by the coding sequence ATGGCAAAGAATTTAGCATTAAAAAAAGAAGAAAAAACACGCGGGTTGACGGTCGCACGAGCGGCTGAAAAAGTCTCAGGCGAACTCGATAAGGTCATTCACGAACGCATGCGTCTCGGCATCATCAGCGCACTCGCGGCGAATGAAAAACTGAGCTTTACCGAGCTGAAAGATCTGCTTGCAACATCAGACGGCAACATCTCAGTTCACGCACGCAAACTCGAAGAGGCCGGTTACCTGACCTGCGAAAAATCGTTCAAAGGCCGCATGCCGCTCACCGAATACAAGATCACAAAAGAAGGCCGAAAGGCTGTAGAAAGGTATCTTGATCACATGGAAGCGTTAATCAACGCCATGAAGAAGGCATAG